The DNA sequence ataatttattcatagctaacgtagactaggccacttggaagttggaataaagaaataaaataagtcctctgtaacatcgtatctcggcactctaaatagacatagactcatttagcctataaataaaccaacgcaccaataaaaacgatcttttttaacagattaaattaagatatggtatttggcaataacgaaattgagataaaggctccgccggatttgcttctcAGATCAGATGACATTTAAtgaaagaataatgccaacattagcgtaaatactctgtccacattatgcatttaagccttaatgaatatagttatcatttgaaaaaccttactcacagagattaagctaggtctacatgtttatgtggaggaaaatgaatgaatccactatagatgtcttcaatgtgttcctgtgctcactgatggtgattattcactcattattcttattataaacacggtcaaaacttttccacacctcagaactttgctttagctgctggtgcaaccaaaacgtattttcgccagaggcaagcctccgtttaacctactcagcatccatttcacCTCTTTCTCGCGCTactcgaaacacatcacatgactcaTTTAGCCTACCTCACAAACCGGAGCACAAGCCTGAGCCCGCGTTTAGATGATATAAAGTAAGCCCCAACACgagttttttttacatctatatttttttaattgtttaattattttaaaattaatagtttggtcaaaatcgattccctattttcattttggaaactttttttggttggtccgatcgattgtgcaatcgattttcgaacgaaaagtgacagccctatggagtatgaacttaaaaaaaacattcgagCGTTTGGAATATATGTCTCCACAACCGCAGACATCTGGACTTGTAATAATAGAAGCTTCCTTGGAATGACAGCCCATATGTAGTTAAGACATAGGcctatgtatatacatttaaaaagactacAGTTTCCATTGTTAGGCAAGTTTATGTTAAGAATGTTAAGTTATAGAAATGCATTGGATCTTTAATTCAAGttgctgttttcatatttctgtaatatttttcacTTTGTTTCACTTTGTTTTGAGTTTCactttgtttgtagtttttttccttgtaggtttaataggttttcaaagtaacttgaaagtaaagtaattagtaatctgattactttttacatgcagtaatcagtaatgtaatcaaattacaattttagagcagtaattagtaatttgtagtggattactttttttggGTAATTTACCCAACACTGGTCACATACTACATGTAATCTACAGGAGATGCAAATGAGCTCTAAATGGCTCAAACTGAGCAGTTCTGAGCTCATCTGTCCTTGCAGCTCTCCTGTCATGTTTTCTGCTAGTGACCATTATACATGTTGAGGTCATTTAGTGTGTTTCCAGTTTATCTAATCTATAGCTAAACACAATTTAGTTGTCTATACAAAAGTGAAATAGGCAATATGCTTTCTTTCCTATTTCATATATTCCTCATTCAGAGGAACTGGAATTTTCCAAATATAGTgcacacaaccaaaaaaaaaaaaaaaaagataatatatatgtatatatgttggtGGTGGTTAAATTGTAGTCATGCATCCAGCATGattgagaaaagaaaaataattttaggATTCAGTCAAAAGGCTGCAATCACTGACCAAAACAGCGCTTCTCTGATGTTTTGACTTTGTGATTGTCTGTCTTATTGCACACAATGTGTAAAAACTACAAGTAAACATGCAGGAGTGTAGAGACAATTCTCTGAGACCAAATATGATGCTAGAGTAGCAATAAAGGAAAATAGTTCAGCTGTGGAGGTTTGTTGACAAAAAACTTTACTATGACTTGTGTATCATCTGTGCACAGCATTAAGATTAATTAACCAAATTATTTTCCAAAACTTAGTTTTTGgctaaaatgaaaactttaatttcagtttagggtattttctgtaaaaacaaaaacaaaaaaaacaataacaacaacaatgattTTGCTACATGATCACGATTCACTACTAAACAGCAAAAGCTTCTTTAAACTTTCTGATAAAGAACAGCTGTCAGCTCTCTTTCAAATTAGCTACAACTTTATTTGTCCAGTAAGCAAGCGAGGAAAGAACAGCAATCCTGTAATGACTCCCTTGTTGACCATTACTTAGATAATGTAGTCTGTGTGGACAGGAGTCCTGATCTCAGCCAATCACTTAATGGAGAACAATCATCTGTCCACTGCTGAGTCCACTATGTCTGCATGTATCACCTGGCAATGACACTTGCTGTGTGGATAAAAAAGGATGAGACCAACAGAgaaaatgcttctattttgcaTTTTTCTGATACAGTTTTCGTTCTTTATGAATTTCCAGAGCTTGCATAAGAACTCGAAAATGTTTTCATGATCTATGTCATGTGACCCTTAAAGAGTGCAGAATTTTAAAAGTTTCTTAAAATTGCATCAtaattttgtgataaaaaaaaaaaaaactttaaaatcggtacatttccaggtttaaataaaCCAAATCCCCGATttttctcaaacttttgaacCCAACTATATATCGGTAGACAAATATGTAGTGAATTTACATGTATAATGTCCATTCTTatcatatggaaaaaaagaaaaaagaacagatTGTCATTTGGGGGGTCATATAAACAAATGCAGAACCTCTATCTAAGGATGCCAGGCGGTCTCCATCTGTATTGGAAAATAATTTCAGATTTCCAATCATCTTCACTTCATAATGGGTCTTACGTGAAGACAGTCTCCCAGCAACCTGCTTATTCCCAACAATCACATTCCTCTGCTGCCCCAAATCTCTATTGACTTTAAATGTTGTTAGATATGAGTTTAGTATTCAGAGATCCTGCACTTGACTATTTACTTACTTTTAAGCTTATAAATGATAGCCAACTGTAAAGCTGCTGATTTAATTACCCACTATAAGGTACCCTGTGAAATTGAAGCCTAAGTTCAGACTCTTAGAAGCTGAAATTAACTATAATTATAACTAATTATaacttaatataatgtaaaataataaataagtcaTTATGAATATATTATACGTTTTTATGAAATTACCAGCTTTGAAtagactttaaaatatatattttaggtatttttaatattattcattgtGTTGCAACTGTAAACTGACTAGTCCTTTTTCTTGGAGAGCACTAGAGGGCACCCATGCGTTCGGGTAACAAATGGACACTTCCGTCTCTCCTTGCCTCGGGGTTGACTAACAGTTTTCTTAGCCAATTACAGTGAATAATACCTCCAATGAGGCGTGACCAAGTAAACAAACGCAACCAATCACAGCGTAGCAAGCGCAAGCACTGGTCCATATACTCCAGAAGTGAGGTGTCTGTTTCTGCCGTAGATGGTATcgaatttcttttactgtctatgaacaAATCGAGCAGAAAGTTTCAAACTGGTAACATATGATTCAAATTTGTGATTAGAATGAATGGAACAGCATATTCAAACTTTGACAGTCAAGAACACGTCCTCAAACTAGGCGAAACCTTTGAAAAACAACCCAAAAGTGCATTCCATACGGTACGATGTAAGTGGCACCTTTTACATTATCAtctttatattggattttttttaaatataaacacatacaaacaaatcATGTGTAGAAAAAGAGTCCGGTTTCTTACGTTGATACTGAAACCATAATTTGTTTTCAAACAATGTGCACAGGCATATGAGAAGGCAgctgtgtgtttttccccaatgtttttttaatgttacttggAAATAATGAAAAGGCATCTGTCTTTGGATGGAATCTATGGGAATCTTTCCTAGACGAACACGGTTTTCTATCAGCTGATAAGCTGTGGTTTACAATGAAATCTTGGTgaacatttaattattagatttaataaacatttattttcctgtaaaataggAAACACGCGCCCTCTGTAGGTTCTACGTCGGTACTGCACTGCTTATGTTGAATATCAGCAGTGGCACATGACTATTTAATGGGAATGTTTTCTTCCTGGTCATAGATGATTTCAAACCAGCCTCCATAGATACAACTTGTGAGGGGGAGCTGGAAGTTGGCAAAGGAGAGCAAGTTACAGTCACATTACCGAACTTAGAGGTAGGTTCAGTAaccttaaaagaaagaaagaaatgattaTATGTACTGTAGCATGAATGAATAAGCTGAATCTTCTTTCCCATAAATCTTTGCAGGGATCCATAACACCTGTTACCGTATTTAAAGGTTCCAAAAGGCCTTACATGAAAGAATGTGTTCTCATTGTAAACCATGACACGGGAGAGTATCGTCTAGAGAAGCTCAGCAGCAACATTGCAGTCAAGAAGACCAGGTATTAATGCGCTTGTGTTCCACAtcatatttacaatgtatttcaCGATATACtcattttaaagtatttgttACGTAAATAAACGGTCATGTTTCTGTTTCCTTACAGGGCTGAGGGAAGCAGTAAGATTCAGTCACGGCTGGAGCAGCAAACCAGCAGGCTCAGTCAGCAGATGAAGACCGGAAGTGGAAACAAGGCTCCGTCCAGCACCAAAAGCTCTCCTCCCAAGGAGAAAATGTCCCCATCATCTCCCATGGATGATATAGAGCGAGGTAATATGTCTTATGAGGTAATAAACATTGTTGATTTGTCTAGGGATATTAAGGGTATgtaaaattcacacacacacacaaaaaaaactaattaggATACAGCCTAGTGGAAGTTAGACGGTGGGCAAATAGGGTAAAGGAGAACACCACAAATTCAAActgagtaaagacatttatttgctTTAGCCATGACCAGTATGACAAGGAACActctttaaatatattcaaaatatatttaaaaataataataaacaaaaagaacagtaataatacaaattaactcACTGAAGGACAAAGCCACCCTCAACTCAAACATAGCAGATTGTAACACTTGCCGATATCTGGAGCACTAGCATCAGAAACATATATGGTGAAATAGACAAAAgtgctgttcaaatgtttggggtcagtaagagtttcatttttcatttaaataaatgtatgcttttatttagcaagaacacattaaattggTCCAAATTGATTgttgtttccacaaaattattaaggagcacaactgttttctacaCTGATGGCAATAATTAAGCAGCAGGTCAGGATATTAGAAAGATTTTCAGAGGATCATGTAATGATGAAGATTGAAGTAATGGGtcctgaaaattctgctttgctgtcacagcaataaattgcactataaattactgtatattaaaatataaaacagttattttaaattgtaataatatttcacaatattactgtttttactttactcATTATACAAATGCAGCCTTGTACAGCATAAGATactgctttcaaaaacaaaatcttactggCCCCAAATCCCTTATACAGTAGTGTACGAGGCAAGCATGTGTACTGCAATCCTTCTGTTAATCCTCCTTGTCTTCTGTGTCTCTGCAGAGCTGATGGCCGAGGCGCGTGTCATGGATCAGATGAGCAGTGGAGACAGCTCGTCAGATTCCCACAGTTCCTCGTCCTCCAGCAGCGGGGAGAGCTCCAGCAGCAGCGACTCAGAGAATGAGGATCGCCCCACACATAATGTGGCCCCAGCTCCCCCACAGAGCACCTCTGCCCTCAACACATCTCAAAGCCGTGTGGAGGAGAGCAGCGGGCTTTTAATGAACACACTTAGTGAGTTTCAGGTCATCTAGCTGATTTTGAATTGTATACCACTCACTTTTGTGTGTCTAATATTCTCATGTTTTGATTCATTTCAGAAAATGATCTCCAGTTGAGTGAGTCTGAGAGTGAAAGTGATGATGACTAACCGCACTAAGACACGTGGGACACCTGATGCTGAAAGAGGGTCAGGTGTTCAGGAAGTACTTTCTCTTGTTAAAACGTGTTTGTGATACCTGAATCCAAATCCCTGTTCACTTCTcagttatgaaatattttctttccCCCAGATTCTTAGTAAGGTTTGCTGTATTAGTAAATtaagaaaaagtatttattttattttgagaatGCTATTGCATATATGTTAGTTTTATAGGAATATCATATAATTGCTTCCTCAGAGGTTATAGAAGTATATCTGTTTGTGGAATAACTGTTTAGAAAGATCATCATggtcttcatatatatatatctgtgtgtgtgtgtattgaggcTTAAGATACACAAGCACAAGTGATTCAGTAGCATGTTATAAGGAGTCTTAAAGAGCACCAGTGAATTAAGGTGCAATACTCAATCTCAAATATTTACACATTACCCAACCTGCAATACTTGAATTTGTCTCCCTTTTGATGATTCAGAGACATTTGCTAATAACAAACTGTGCCTTGAATATCAGGTGTATTTGACTATCCTTCCCATTCTCTTGTGTTTAAGTGcacccattttttttattatttttatttcctaaAAAATGATATCGATTTAGAGGTAGAAGTCTCTGTTGTGTGTGTCTTACTGTACGCCTCTGGAAGGCCCATAACCAACACTCACTCTTAAAGGATGTCTTTAGCCAGCCCTTCTTGAGCACTAATTTCAAAATATGACATGTAATGTAGCAGGGTTGACTGGTGTGGTA is a window from the Carassius gibelio isolate Cgi1373 ecotype wild population from Czech Republic chromosome A9, carGib1.2-hapl.c, whole genome shotgun sequence genome containing:
- the LOC128019747 gene encoding ELL-associated factor 2, which codes for MNGTAYSNFDSQEHVLKLGETFEKQPKSAFHTVRYDFKPASIDTTCEGELEVGKGEQVTVTLPNLEGSITPVTVFKGSKRPYMKECVLIVNHDTGEYRLEKLSSNIAVKKTRAEGSSKIQSRLEQQTSRLSQQMKTGSGNKAPSSTKSSPPKEKMSPSSPMDDIERELMAEARVMDQMSSGDSSSDSHSSSSSSSGESSSSSDSENEDRPTHNVAPAPPQSTSALNTSQSRVEESSGLLMNTLKNDLQLSESESESDDD